From the Hevea brasiliensis isolate MT/VB/25A 57/8 chromosome 15, ASM3005281v1, whole genome shotgun sequence genome, one window contains:
- the LOC110653898 gene encoding uncharacterized protein LOC110653898 produces MSGNALRDLNTLPGSERKNGSSSQGNFAKLYCENSDENVEKWERKNSASLVSTTVNGDGTVNPGVEIGNSEVEYIESENLSDVDDIDTCVRTLLAGLDSKDWILVCESLNNVRRLFIFHKEALLDMLEDVIPLIVKSLKNPRSAVCKTAIMTSADLFNAYNDHLIDSLDPLLVQLLLKSSQDKRFVCEAAERALVAMTTWVSPTMLLAKLQPYLKNKNPRIRAKASMCLSRSIPRLGVEGIKSYGFDKLILVAASQLSDQLPESREAARTLLLELQTVYEKSHDPTLTVSEHSELSSWEHFCRSKLAPLSAQAVLRVTNIGREGLVLGS; encoded by the exons ATGTCAGGGAATGCTCTTAGAGACCTTAATACACTACCTGGATCCGAGAGGAAGAATGGAAGCTCTAGTCAAGGAAATTTTGCCAAACTGTACTGTGAGAACAGTGATGAAAATGTTGAAAAGTGGGAAAGAAAAAACTCTGCCTCATTGGTTTCAACTACTGTAAATGGAGACGGAACTGTGAATCCTGGAGTGGAGATCGGTAATTCTGAGGTAGAATATATTGAGTCTGAGAATTTGAGTGATGTAGACGACATTGATACCTGTGTAAGG ACACTCTTGGCTGGACTAGACTCCAAAGATTGGATTCTGGTTTGTGAATCACTTAACAATGTACGTCGGTTATTCATATTTCACAAGGAAGCATTGCTGGATATGCT GGAGGATGTGATACCACTCATTGTCAAGTCATTGAAGAATCCAAGAAGTGCAGTTTGTAAAACCGCAATTATGACTTCTGCTGACTTGTTCAATGCATATAACGATCACTTAATTGATTCATTGGATCCTCTG CTTGTACAGCTTCTTCTCAAGTCTTCACAAGACAAACGATTTGTATGTGAGGCAGCTGAGAGAGCTCTAGTGGCAATGACTACTTGGGTTTCCCCTACAATGTTATTAGCAAAGTTACAGCCATATCTTAAGAATAAGAATCCTCGAATTCGAGCTAAGGCATCAATGTGCTTGTCTCGAAGCATACCACGACTG GGTGTTGAAGGGATTAAATCATACGGTTTTGACAAATTGATTCTAGTAGCTGCATCACAGCTCAGTGACCAACTTCCTGAATCCAGGGAAGCAGCTAGAACTCTCCTCTTGGAGCTGCAAACTGTATACGAGAAGTCACATGACCCGACACTGACAGTATCTGAGCATTCAGAGTTGAGTTCTTGGGAGCATTTCTGCCGGTCAAAGCTCGCCCCTTTAAGTGCACAAGCTGTGCTTCGCGTGACCAATATTGGTCGGGAGGGTCTTGTTTTGGGTTCCTAA